Within Amycolatopsis sp. FDAARGOS 1241, the genomic segment CGCGGGCATCACCTCGACCATCGGCAGCCCGGCCACCGACCCGCTGGTGATCTCCGCCGGCGCGACCACGGACAACCGGCTTTACGCGCAGACGACCTACGCCGCGTTCCCCTTCTCCAACGGGAAGTGGACCAGCGACAACATCTCCGCGCTGTCGTCGTCGGGCATCACCCAGGACGGGCGCACCATCGACCTGGTCGCCCCTGGTGAAGGCAACTGGGCCGACTGCGCGCCGGCCTACGCCGAATGCCGCGACTTCAAGACCGTGCCGCAGCCGACGGACCTCGAGTCCTTCGGTGGCACCAGTGAATCGGCTCCGCTGACCGCCGGTGTCGCCGCCCTGGTGATCCAGGCCTACCGCGGCACGCACCACGGCGCGTCGCCGACACCGGCGCAGGTGAAGCAGTTCATCACCGGCACCACGCGTGACCTCGGCCTGCCGGCCGACGAGCAGGGTTCCGGTCTGCTCGACGCGCGCGCAGCCGTCGAAGCGGCGCTCACCTCGCCCGGCACCAGCGGTGCCCCGGCGGGTGTGTCGTCGAACATCGCGCTGTCGGCCGACCAGCTCACGCTGGAGGGTGCACCGGGCAGCACGCAGAAGGCCACGGTGAACGTGACCAACGTCGGAAACAAGCCGCTGACCGTCACGGCGGGCACGCGGTCGTTCGCGCCGCAGGGGACGCAGACGCAAACCACCGCGTTCGACTCGAAGACGCTGCCGACGTTCCCGTACTACAACGGCACCGACTGGGCCTACAAGAAGGTCACGTTCAGCGTGCCGGCCGGGGCGCAGCGCCTGCTGGCCCGGATGGCGTGGCAGGGCAGCCCGAAGACGGTGAACGGCCAGTCGGTGACCCCGGTCGTGCGGCTGACGCTGCTGGCGCCGGACGGCACGTTCGTGGCCAACAGCCGCCCGCAGGGCGGCGCCGCGACCGCGAACTACGCGAACGTCGACGTCACGCGCCCGGCTGCGGGCACGTGGACCGCGGTGCTGTACTCGGCCGCCGGCGCGACCGGCTACACCGGCGACATCCAGCTGGCCACGTCCACGCAGCGAACGGTTCCGTACGGCCAGGTCTCCCCGGCCGTGCTGACACTGAAACCGGGCCAGACCAAGCCGGTGAAGGTCTCGCTGGCCACACCGGCTTCGGGTGGCGACGCGGATTACTCGATCACCTTCGGCAGCTCCGACGGCCACCAGACCACGGTGTCCGCCGTGCTGCGCTCGCTGATCCCCACCGACAACGGCAAGGGTTCCTTCAGCGGCACCATCACGGGCGGCAACGCGCGGGCGGTTTCGCCGGCGCAGACGTTCTCGTACGAGTTCGACGTCCCGAAGGGCAAGAAGGACCTCGACGTCGCGGTGAAGCTGCAGGACCCGGGCACCGTCCTCGACGGCGTGCTCGTGGACCCGAACGGTGAGCTGGCCGACGTGAACAGCAACGTGTTCCTGAACTCGCCGACCACGCTGCTGCAGGGCACGGGGCTGCAGCTGACGGACGCGAACCCGCTGCCGGGCCGTTGGCACCTCGTGCTCGTGGTGCAGAACCCGGTGACGGGCAAGCAGCTCGAGCAGCCGTTCACCGGCACGGTGGGCTTCGACCAGGTCGTGGTCAGCGCGCCCGCGCTGCCGAACTCGGCGGCGAAGAAGCTCGCCGCCGGGCAGGCCGTGCCGGTGCCGGTGACGGTCCGCAACACGGGCGTCGAGCCGATCGCGATCGGCGTGGACGCGCGGACGAACGCGCAGCAGACCCTGCAGCCGCAGCCCATCCAGGGCTCGACCGAGGTGAACCTGCCAGAGTTCAACGCCGACGCGCCGGTGTATTCGATCCCGCCCGACACCAGCAAGTTCACGGTCGCGACCTCGTCGAGCGTGCCGGCGCAGGTGGAGCTGCAGGGCTCGGCCGCGGGCATCGACGTGCTCGGTGACCTGCAGGCCGCGCAGGCCGGCAGCACCGTCTCCGTCGCGACGATCGGGGAGAAGCAGGGTTACGTCACGAAGGGCGTCTGGTTCGCCGACGTGCAGGAGATCGGCCCGTTCGGCGCCTCGGGCGCCCCGGCCGGCCACGCCTCCTACACGGCGTCGATGCGCACCGCGGGCTTCGACTCCGCGGTCACGTCGTCCACCGGCGACCCGTACGACCAGTCGGTGGACCCGAACGGCACGGGCGGCTCGCCGCTCATCGTCTCCCCGGGCCAGACGGTGACGGTCACCGTGACCATCACCCCGTCGGGCAAGGGCGGTGCCTCGGTGGCCGGCCACCTCAACCTGGTGACCGTCCCGACCCTCCCGACCGGCGTGACGGGCCTCCCGCAGGTCGGCACCGGCGAGGTGCTGGCGACTCTGCCGTACAGCTACAAGATCGGCTGAGTTTCGCCGCAGAAGTGATGCCGGGCCGTCAGTCCATTCCGGACTGACGGCCCGGTTCGCGCCGCTGCCTCAGTGGTCGCGGTGCGGAATTCGACGAGACGAACCGGCATACCGCACGACTCGCCCTCAGGCATGCCGTTTGCCGTACGTACCCGCGGGCAGTGAAGCCCGAGACTGATCCGGTTTCGTTGTACCCGCAGTACAGAACTCGCGTCGATCGCAAACGTCGTTGCGGCCCGTCGCCGCGCCGGCCACGGGCGCACCCATCGCCAGCAGGGCGATGGTTCTGCCGACCGCCGACGACACCTGGATCAGGCTTGTGGTACGCCGCGACCTCGAACCGTCGCGTCGAGTCCCGGCTCCGGCCGGACGCCGTCCTGCCTGGAAACTCGCTGCCTCAGCGGTCGTAGTACTGCGTCGGCGGCGGGGGTGGCTCGTGCCACTGCCGGGTGGGGGCGTTCGGGTCGGCGTGGCGCGAAGCGCGCTTGCGCCGGTGCAAGGTGCGCGCGTTGGCGGCCATGCTGTTGACCACGATGGCGATCACGAGGCCGATCACGAGGTTGATAGCGGCGGTCGCGATCTTGGCGCTCAGATCGACCGTCAGCGTGAGCGGGAGGACCACCGCGATGAGCGTCACGAGCACCATGATCCAGCCGAAGAACTGGCTGGGCGCCGGCGTCGCGACGCTGAGCAGGTGCATCAGGCCCGTGGCGGCGAGCGCGGCACCCGCCGCGATGAGCGCGTAGGTCGTGGTGCTGGCGGGGACCCACACGCCCTCGCCCTTCGGGGCGAGCACCGGCACGTCGAAGATGCCCCGGGCGATCAGCAGGCCGACGATCGCGACGAGTGCGGCGACCACGGCCGTGGCGACACCGCCCGCCCAGAGCCGGGCCGCGTCGATGCCCGGCCGGACGTCCTGGTCGTAAGGGTTCTGCGCCATCACGGATCCCTCCGGTTTGGAAGCTGTCCCCTCGATTGTCACGCTAAGCGGGCTGGTTCGCCTGCTCGCGTTTCCCCCACCGCCGCAACCGGAAAGCCAGCACGACGAGCATGATCCCGTACACCAGCGCGTAAATGCCGACGAGCAGGGCGATCCCGTACGCCCCCGCGATCGGGTGGAACAGCACCAGCACGCCCGCGATCACGGACACCACACCGGCGAAGACGAGGAACCCCTCGCCCGTGATCTGCTTGCGCAACCGGATCGCGGCGACGATCTCGGCGACGCCCGTGACCACCGCCCACGCGCCGACGACGATCGCCAGCACGAGGATCGTCACGCCCGGCCACACGAGCGCCACCACACCGGCGGCCAGCCCGAGCACACCGAACAACGCGTACGCGGCCCGGTGCATCCCATCGCCGGGCCGGAACGCTTGCATGAACGCGCCCACCGCGTCGACGAGCGCGTAGATGCCGAAGACGAACGCCAGCGCCAGCGCCGTGACCCCGGGCCAGAGCAGCGCGATGATGCCGAACACCACCGCGAACCCCCCGCGCGCGAGAACCCATCCCCACGTCTGCCGCGGATCCAGTACGGCACTGCCCAGAGGAGTGACTACGTATCCGGGCATGACGCCTCCCTGACGCGATGCTGACCAGGGAAAACGTTAGCAGCGCAGGAAGATCGAAGCACGGTCACTTCGTTCACCCGATCGATGAACGAAGCGTCCGAAGAGGACGTCAGAAGCTCACCGGCAGCGCCGCGAGCCGCCACGTGCCGGGGTCCGGTGCGCGCCGGACGTCTCCCAAGCGCAGCGAAGGGAACCTCCGCAGCAGCCCCCGCAACGCGACCTCCGATTCGACCCGGGCGAGCGCCGCGCCGAGGCAGAAGTGCGGCCCGTGCGCGAACCCGAGGTGCCCGCTCGCCGCGCGGCGGACATCGAGGCGCTCGGGGTCGGCGAACACGCGCGGGTCGCGGTTGGCCGCGGCGATGGCGGCCGACACGGGTTCGCCCGCGCGGATCGCGATGCCGTGCAGGTCGAGGTCCTCGGTGGCCTGCCGCGGGATCGTCAGCAGCTGCGGTCCGCACCAGCGCATCAGCTCGTCGATCGCGCCGGGCCACACCTCGGGTTCGGCGGTCAGCACGGCGAGCTCGTCCGGGTGCGTCAGCAGCGCTGCCACGGCGTTGGCGATGAAGTTCGCGGGCGTCTGCCCGGCGAGCACGAGCTGCCAGACCAGCGTGACGAGCTCCGCCTCCGCCAGCCCCTCGGTTCCGGCGAGCAGCTCCAGGAACTCGCTCGCGGGCGGGGAGGTCAGGCCGCGGGCGCCGTCGATGATGCCGGGCACGGCGGCGGAGAACCCCGCGCCCGAGCCGCCGACCACGTTCTGCCCGTACTCGTGCCAGCGTGGCCGGTCGGCCTCCGGCACGCCGACGAGCTCGCAGATCACCTCCATCGGCAACGGCTGTGCGAAGCCGGTGAGCAGGTCTTCCGGCTGGTTGTCGAGCAGGCGCTCGACGATGGGCTCGATCCGGGAGCGGAATTCCGCCGCGCGACGGGCCGTGAACGCGGGTGCGAGGAGCCGGCGCAGCCGCTGGTGTTCGGCGCCCTCCATCTCCTGCATGGTCCGCAGGTACGGGCGGCAGTGCGCGGGTACGTCGAGCCGCTGGTAGCTGCCGGGGCCGAGCGCGAACCGCGGGTCGGTGAGCAGCTCGCGGGCGTCGGCGTGCCGGGTCAGCACCCACAGCGGGCCGAAGCCGGGACCGACGAGCTTGGCGACGGGCCCTTGCTCGCGGGCGGCATTGTAGACCGCGAACGGGTCGCGGTGCACGGCGGGGTCGGTCAGGTCGATCTCGGGGACCATGGGGTCCTCCTCACTCGGATGTTCTTGTCAGATGGTCACATCATATGGGTGCGGGCGCTATCGTGACCGGCACCGAGCACGAGGAGGACGATGGCCCGGCTGAGCAGGGCGGAAGCGCAGGAGCGCAACCGGGCGAAGGTGCTCGGCGCCGCGCGCGACGAGTTCACCGAACGCGGCTTCCGCGACGCGAAGATCGACGTGATCGCCGAACGGGCCGAGCTGACGCGCGGCGCGGTCTACTCGAACTTCCCCGGCAAGCGCGCGCTGTACTTCGCCGTGCTGGCGGAGGAGGCCGAGCGCGTGGCGGCCGGGCCGGCCGGTGACCCGGGGCTCACCCCCGGTGAAGCGCTGGGCGCGCTGGCCCGCGCGTGGGTCGCGCGCCTACCGCTCGCCACCGACCCCGGGTCACGTCTCGGCGTGGACCTGGTGCCGGAGATCCTGGCCGACGAGCTCACCCACCGCCCGTACGCGCAACTGATGCGCTTCGAGGCGATCGTCCTCGGCCTCGCGCTCGAGCGGCTCGCCCCCGCGGCGGGCCGGCTCGTGCGCGTTGCCGAACTGGCGCTCACGACGTTGCACGGCGCGAGCCGGCTCGCGGCCGCCGCGCCGGGATTCGGCGAGCCGTTCAACGTGGTGCGCTCGTGCGAGTCGCTGCCCTCGCTCGGGCTGGCCGACACCTGGCCCGACGTACCGCCGATCGTGGCGCAGCCCCGGCCGGTGGACGAGCCGTGGGTGCCGCCGGCCGCGTTCGACTCGCTGCACGGCAGGCCGGCGCCCTTGACCGGCGACGGCGTGATCGCGGTCCTCGGCCTGCACCGGCTGTCGGCCGTGGAGGAAGCCGTGCGGGCCGCACCGCCGGACGCCACGGTGACCGTCGCCGTCGTCACGGGCTCGGCGCCCGAGCTGGCACCGCTGACGCACCTCGTGCTGGCCGAAGTGCGCGGCCACCTGCGCCAGTCGTTCCCCGCGCCGGCGTGGCCCCGCCTCCAGGTCGTCCGCGACGACGCCGGCGCCCTCGCGTCCGCCGCCGGCGTCTCCGCCGTGAGCGACGCGACGGAAACGGCGGTGCGCGTGAGAACCGGGCGCGTCGTCCTGCGCGCCGAGGGCTTCGGGGCGTGCCACGCCGCTGCGGCGGGCTGAGTTCGGGGCACTCTGCTGCCCGTTCGTACGCGTCTCTTCACGCAACGGCTGAAGGAGCGGACAGCGTGCTCACCCCATTCCTGGCCGGCGCCCTGCTGACCACAGCTCTGTCCGCGCCGGCCTTTGTCCCGACCGGGCGCCGTCGGCTGGTCCCTGGCGCCCTCGGGGCCGCCGCGGGCGGTTGGATCGACGTTGAAAACCATGCCGCGCAAGGCAACGGCCCCTCCGGCCCCGTCACGTACACCGCCACTTTCCCTTGCACCGACGGCCGCGTGGCAACGGCGACATTCACGGTCACCGGGCCCACCTCGCCGCCTTCTTCATCCGCCGCCCTGCGCCGCACCCACCGAAACCCGCACACCGGCGGCGCCCGCGCCCCAGGTGAAGGTCCTGCCGGCGGGTGAACCCCAGACGGGCGCGGGAAATCTGGCGACTTCGTTCGTGAAGCTGGTGTCCACTGAGGACAATTACCTCACCAGGCGGAGTCGGACCGTACGCCGCGGTCGTACCAGTCGTCGTCGGTGGGTGGGGTGGAGGGGGCGGGTGGGGGTGGGGCGTCGGAGGAGCGGTTGCGGACGTACGCGCCGTCCGGGGAGGGCAAGTCGTCGGCAGGCGGTGCATCGGCAGGCGGTGCATCGGCAGGCGCGGCGGTCACCGGCGAGAAGCCGGCCCGCCACCGCAGCCGGTCCATGACGTAGCCGGCCGTACCCAGCGGGGCGAGCAACGCCGCCGTTCGCTGGGCTGATTCGCGTTGCGCCGCCGCGTAGGTCGCCAGCACCGAGGCCGCCAGTTCGGCGGGCGAGAGGCCGGCCACGGCGTCCGAGAGGTGCAAGCGGGTCAGGACGCCGTCCGTGTTGACCGTCGCCGTGACCGTGCCGTCGGGGGAGGTGGCGTCCACCGACAGCGCGGTCAGGGCGGCGACCAGGGAATCGCGGTCGGTCACGTCAGTCGAGCCGGGACGGGGTCATCGGGCGCGACAGGCCGCCGTCCGGGGCGATGTCGACGTTCTCGCGGCGGGCGTTGTCCTCGGTGCGCTTCGAGGTGTGTGTGGTCTCGAACGCATCCGGGTCGAAGGTCGCGCCGGGGCTGACGTCAGGCGGGGTCGGGATTTCGGGCAGTGCGTCGGCCTTTTCGCGGATCTTCGCGACGAGGTCGCCGGTCGAGTCGTGCATGGCCGTGCGCAGCTTGTCGACGTTGTCGAAGAAGCTCTGGTAGATGTCGTTGGCGTTGTCACCCTCGATGCGAGCCGTGCCCTCGGCGACGACTTCGCTGAGGCCCGCGCCGGCACCGGCCACCGCGGCCTGCGTGCCCGCCGCCGCCAGCGTGATCTCCACGCCCGCCGCGGCCGGGGTCGCGACGGCGGCGAGCAAGCCGATCAGCGCGGCGCTGAAGGCGGTGGTCATCACCTTCGACAGCGAGATCTCCCCCTCTTTCGCCTTCGCCTCCTGGTACTTCTGCGCCGTGTCCTTGAACGTCGCTGCGAGGTTCGTCAGGTCACGGCGCGCGCCCCACACCGCGTCGCGCGCGGCGACGACGTCGCTCTCCAGCACGGAGATCTCCGTGGCCATCTGGTCGTAGGTCTCCGACAGCCGGTCGAGGTAAGTTTTCACGTCCTCGGCCGCGTCGCCGCGCCAGCTGGTCATCAGCTCCTTGGCCCGGCGCAGCTCGGTGATCGAGTGCCGGCCGAGGTTCTTCCAGACGAGCTCGTAGTCGTTGATCATCGCCTGCAGCCCGTCGCCCTGGTCGGTCAGATCGGCCGACGAGAAGTCGCGGAACACGTCCACGACCTCCTCCTGGCGCTGCCGGTAGATCTCGTCCGTGAGGGCGAACGAGAAGTACTCCGCGTAGCGCAGGTACTGCAGCCCGTCGAGCGCGTCGTTCGCGCCGTCGAGCAGATCGTCGCTCACGCCGGAGAGCAGCCCCGTCCGGTCGTCGTCGGGCGAAGAGGGCTGCAGCCCGAAGTACCCGTCCACCATCACGCACCCCAGCCGGGCACGCGGCGCAGGCCGGCCTGCGCGTTCTCGTCCGCCGCCTCGTAGATCTCGGCCACGCGCTGCAGCGCCACACTCGACTCGTGCGTCGAGTACGCCAGTTTCTCCAGCGCCTCCTGCACCTTCTGCCGGTGGTACTCATACGCCGCCGCGACCGAGCGCATCCCGAGCGTGCGGCCGAACGCCGTCGTCGGGCCGCCCCCGAACGGCGTCACCGCGCCGAGGATCGCGTCGACGCCCGCGGCTTCCGGCACGTCCTCCTTCTTCACCCCGCCGGCGGCCGCGCTCGCGGCGTCACCGGCGTCGGCGACGAACCCGCTCGCCTTGCGCAGGTCGTCGAGGTCGGTCTCGAAACCGATCACTGGCACATCCCCCAATCCACACCGATCCCCACCCCCAGTGGTGAAAGACATCGACGACGCAGACCCCGGTTTCGTTCAGCCGGACCCGCGTCAAGTGGTCCAGATCACTGTACCGCCACGCGCCGGGGAAGCCACGGGACCACCGGCGACGTGCGCTTCTGGTACTCCGCGTACTCGGGGTACCGGCCGCGCGTGATGCTCTCGGTGAAGATCGTCGAGCCGACGAACAGCAACGTCAACAACACCGCACCCGCGATCGTCCACGGGACACCGCCGAACGCGATCGCGCCGAACCCGAAGACCAGCCACCACTGCGCCTGCTCGAAGAAGAAGTTCGGGTGGCGCGAAAACCGGAACAGCCCCGTCTGCAGGAACCGCGGGTCCGGCACGCGGCCGGCGGCGCTTTCGCGCTTCTTCCACTGGTGGAAGGTCCACTGCTGCTGGTCCGCGACCGTCTCCCCCACCAGGCAAGCGAGGAAGAGCACCGCGACCACGACGTCGCCCGCGCCGAAGGCCGTGCGGTTCTCCAGCGCGGTCCACGCGGGCAGCGTGATCAGGAGCAGGATCGCGTTCTGGTAGATCGTGATGAAGAAGAAGTTGAAGACCTGGAACTGCCAGGGCGCCATCTTCCCGCGCAGCACCACCCAGCGGTAGTCCTCACCGCCGCGCGCGTAACCGCCCTTGCGGGCGAAGTTGAACGTCAGCCGCGCGCCCCAGAGCACCACGAGGACGAACAACACGTCGAGCCGCGCGTCGGCGAAGCCCGCGAAACCGGCGAAGATCCCGACGTACGCCACGGGCACCAGCGACCAGATCCGGTCCACCCACGAGTACTCCCGGGTGAGCACCGAAAGCACCCAGCACAGCGCGCAGACACCGGCGAAGACCCACAGGCAGACCTGGAACGCGTTCACGGGCCCACTCTAACCGGCCACACCGACAGAACCAGGCCTGATCCGTCCGCTTAGGATCGACGGATGACCACCCCGGCGAACCTGCCGCTGCGCCGACGCGGGATCGATGTCTTCTTCGCGATCGTGTTCGCCGCGTTCACCGTCACCTCGCTCATCAGCGACCTCCTGCCCACGGTCGGGGTGGACTTCTCGCGCCCGTCGAGCAACTTCTTCGTCAACTCCAACTACTGGTACGCCCACGACGCCGACGTGCTGTTCATGCACCCGCCGGACTGGATGCGGATCGTCACGGGGCTCTCGGCGTTCGTGTACATGCCCTTCTACGTCGTGCTCGTCGCGTGCTTGCTCGCGGGCAAGAACGGGATCCAGCTCTTCGCCGTGATCTACGCGACGATGATCGTCACGCTCACCGGCGTCGTCGTGTTCGGCGTGGAGTTCTTCGGCGACCCCGCGCTGCGCACGGACAACCCCGCGAAGTTCCTCGCGTTCAACCTCCCGTATGTGCTCGTGCCGCTGCTCCTGCTGATCCGCATGCGCAAGCCGCTGCCGTTCACGCGCCGGTTCTGACCAGCTCGCGCAGCTGGAACTTCTGGATCTACCCGCTCGCCGCGCGCGGCAGCCCGGCCAGCACCCGAGCCGCTCGGGCCAGTTCTGCTTGGCGACGCGCTTGCCCTCGAGGAATTCCCGCGTCGCCTCGAACGTCAGCTCCGCAGCGCCGTCGCGCAGCGTCACGCACGCGCAGGCGCGCTCCTGCAGCGGGTCCGGCGTCGCGACCACGGCGACGCCCGTCACGTCCGGGTGCTCGTACAGCACGTTCTCCACGTAGGCCACGGGAGTGTTCTCGCCGCCGCGGATGATCGCGTCCCTGGTGCGGCCACGGATGTTCAGGTACCCGTCGGCGTCGATCGTGGCCAGGTCGCCGGTGTCGAACCAGTCGCCGGCGAAGCTCGCGCGCGTCAGCTCCGGGCGATCGGCGTAGCCGGCGAACAGGAACGGGCCCGTCAGACCACGACCTCGAACCTGTCGCGCGGCAGGTGCTCGACCAGTGGCCCGTCGTCGCCTTCGATCCCGGCCCCGGGACACGCTGTGACGGCGCAGCAGGGTGGTGATCGCGGGCACCAGGCTCCACAACCCTCAGGCAGGCCATCTCCGCGAGAGCGACTCGCTCAGCTCGGCAGTTCTGGTCCAGGCTTGGGCCAGGATTCTTGCGTTGTGGGGGTGGTGGCAGCCGCGTTCGCGGGCCCGGTGGTAGGAGCCACGGGCACCGGGGTTGGCGCGCATGGTGTTGGGCCCACTCGATGAGCGCGGCTCGGAGCTGTTTGTTCGCGGCCGCGACGGTAGGTGACGTGATGGGCGCGCCAGATCGGCGGGCCCGCAGCGACGCCACCGCCGGGCGGAGATGATCCTCTGGCGCTGCCGGCACGACCACATCCCGGACAACTCCGAACAACTCCGACCGATCCGGCCCACTCGACAGCCTCCAGCAGAACGCCGCTTTGACGCGCTCAGGCCACGACGGCCGGCAGCGTGCCCGGGCACGGGAGGCGCAGCGGGACGGTGTCGGCGTGGTACTCGAAGTGCCACCACTCGTTGTCGTAGCGGCGGTGGAGGCGGTAGGCCGCGCCGTGGCGTTCGAGCCAGGCCGCGCCTTCGGTGGGCCGGACGTCGAGGGCGTAACCGGCGACGTGGCCGGACTCTTCGGGCGGGAGGACGCGCCGGCGCGCCTGTCCGACGGACCCCGTGCGGCGGACCTCCGCGGTGAACATCGCGTGCTGCTCGGCGGCGTCGCGGTGACCGGAGGTGAGACCGATGAGCTGGCCGTCGCGCCAGAAGGCTTCGGTCCGCGCCGCGGTGAAGGCTTCGCGAGCGGCGGGCGTGAGACCGGCGAGGTTCTCCGCCGGGTACCGCAGCGCCAGCGCCCACTGGCACGCGAGGTAATGGGCGCGGCGGGGCGAACACACGAACGCCACCGGCAGCAAGAGCACCGCGAGCAGGCGGGCGGCCGCCGCGTAGGCCGCGGCACGGGAGCGGAGCAGTTCGATCATGCCGACCACCGTCGCGGCCGGATGTCCGCCTCTCGCACACGCCGGGTCCCCGGACCCCGACAGTTGTGTAACAGCTCCGCACGGACGCCGGCTGTTACACAACCATGACGTCACGCGCACGGACCGGTGAGACGGCGCGCGGATCCTCGCCGGAGGTGTCCGCTGTGGACTGTCCGGGATCCGGACGGGCGGGCACGGGAGAGCGCTGCGATAGTGAGAACCATGCCCCGGGTGCTGTTGATCGAAGACGACCAGGCCGTGCGCGACGGCCTGCAGATCGCCCTGACCTACCAGGGCCACACCGTCGAAGCGGTGGAGAGCGGTGAAGAAGGACTCGCCCGGCTGAACTCGGCGGCCGCCGACGTCGTCGTGCTCGACCTGATGCTGCCCGGCATGGACGGGTTCGAGGTGTGCCGGCGCATCCGCGCCACCGGCGACCTGCCGATCATCATGCTCACCGCCCGCAACGACGACATCGACGTGGTCGCCGGCCTCGAAGCCGGCGCCGACGACTACGTGGTGAAACCCGCGCAGCCACGCGTGCTGGAGGCGCGGATCAAGGCAGTGCTGCGGCGCACCGGCGGCAAACCGCGGCAGGCCGGCTCGCCGAAACCGGGCCTCGAGCGCCACGGCGACCTCACCATCGACCGCGACGGCCTCGTGGTCGGCAAACGCGGCGTACCCGTCAGCCTCGCCCCCACGGAGCTGCGGCTGCTACTGGAGCTGTCCGCCTCTCCCGGCCGCGTGCTCAGCCGCCAGCAGCTGCTCGAATCGGTGTGGGACCAGGGTTACCTCGGCGATTCGCGGCTCGTCGACGCCTGCGTGCAGCGCCTGCGCGCGAAGATCGAGGACGACCCCGCGGCGCCGGTGTTCGTGCAGACCCTGCGCGGGTTCGGGTACCGCTTCGGGCCCCTGTGAAGGCGAGCCCGTGAAGCTGTGGCGGGCCTGGGGCCTGCGCACGCGCCTGCTGGCGGCGTTCGTGCTGCTGAGCGTGGTCACGACCATCGCCGTCGCCGGGATCGGCTACCGGTCGGCGCGCACCACGATCCTGCAGAAGGCGCAGGACAGCGCAGTGGTCGAGCTGGAGAACCGCATCCAGCAGGTCTACCCCCTGCGGGTCGGTGGTCTGACCAGCGGCGACCTGGGGACCCTCGCCGGTGAGATCTCGGGGCGCGCGGACTCCGCGGTCGTGATCAGCGGGAACGGCACGGGCGGCAACCCGGATGTGCAGACCTTGATCACGCCCGAGCTGAAGGAGATCGTCGACGGCGGCCGGGTGGGCTGGCAGCGCGTGGACGCCGGCGGGCAGACCGCGCTGCTGATCGGCACCCAGCTGCGGGTCACGACGACCGAGTCGCACCAGACCCGGCCGTCCGGGATCACGGTCTACGTGCTGCAGGGCCTCGCGGCCGAGTCCGCGAGCATCGCCGAGCTCGCGCGGAACGCGTGGCTGACCGGAGCCGGCGCGTTCGTGCTGGCCCTGCTGCTGGCACTCGCGGCCGCGCGCAGCGTGCTCGGCCCGGTGCGGGAGCTGCGCTCGGCCGCGCACCGGCTCGGCGAAGGTGATCTGGACACCCGGCTCACCGTCCGGGGCACCGA encodes:
- a CDS encoding response regulator transcription factor; translated protein: MPRVLLIEDDQAVRDGLQIALTYQGHTVEAVESGEEGLARLNSAAADVVVLDLMLPGMDGFEVCRRIRATGDLPIIMLTARNDDIDVVAGLEAGADDYVVKPAQPRVLEARIKAVLRRTGGKPRQAGSPKPGLERHGDLTIDRDGLVVGKRGVPVSLAPTELRLLLELSASPGRVLSRQQLLESVWDQGYLGDSRLVDACVQRLRAKIEDDPAAPVFVQTLRGFGYRFGPL
- a CDS encoding D-alanyl-D-alanine carboxypeptidase family protein, giving the protein MIELLRSRAAAYAAAARLLAVLLLPVAFVCSPRRAHYLACQWALALRYPAENLAGLTPAAREAFTAARTEAFWRDGQLIGLTSGHRDAAEQHAMFTAEVRRTGSVGQARRRVLPPEESGHVAGYALDVRPTEGAAWLERHGAAYRLHRRYDNEWWHFEYHADTVPLRLPCPGTLPAVVA
- a CDS encoding DUF1295 domain-containing protein, giving the protein MNAFQVCLWVFAGVCALCWVLSVLTREYSWVDRIWSLVPVAYVGIFAGFAGFADARLDVLFVLVVLWGARLTFNFARKGGYARGGEDYRWVVLRGKMAPWQFQVFNFFFITIYQNAILLLITLPAWTALENRTAFGAGDVVVAVLFLACLVGETVADQQQWTFHQWKKRESAAGRVPDPRFLQTGLFRFSRHPNFFFEQAQWWLVFGFGAIAFGGVPWTIAGAVLLTLLFVGSTIFTESITRGRYPEYAEYQKRTSPVVPWLPRRVAVQ
- a CDS encoding emopamil-binding family protein; amino-acid sequence: MTTPANLPLRRRGIDVFFAIVFAAFTVTSLISDLLPTVGVDFSRPSSNFFVNSNYWYAHDADVLFMHPPDWMRIVTGLSAFVYMPFYVVLVACLLAGKNGIQLFAVIYATMIVTLTGVVVFGVEFFGDPALRTDNPAKFLAFNLPYVLVPLLLLIRMRKPLPFTRRF